From Desmodus rotundus isolate HL8 chromosome 12, HLdesRot8A.1, whole genome shotgun sequence, one genomic window encodes:
- the KPRP gene encoding keratinocyte proline-rich protein: MCDQQQIQCCLPVPQCCVKGSSFGPSPSPCPQSQVVFQAPCGMQILECPAPCPVQVSQVKCQAPCQSKTTKVKCQAPCQPQTTEVKCQAPCQSEVCYVQCGAPGPVQTCYVDCAPVCYTETCYVECPVQTYVPYPAPQPVRTYVACPPACHSQGRYSTQGGFSTQGQYQGSVSSGAPQRQSRASCRTYAPQCQTQGSYGSIPVQRRCRSTSRCLPPRQLQPSYRSCSPPRRSESYHRSCVPSRCASGSYNYCTPPRRSEPIYSSGCPRGPTSSCSQRCGPKYRVEISSPCCPKQVPPQRCPVQIPPIRRCSESCAPRPSWGASCPDLRPRAEPRPLPSFCPPRSFDQCPEPSLPRRPLPAPRPCPRPERWASPERCASPEHHPCSPRRLSEPCLYPEPSPAPRPAPRPAPRSAPRPHPEPHPQPCEHPEPCREPIPLPAPCPSPEPYVQPRSSLSPSLGPNSIPRSGDLGCLESHPGRLDTEGPSCGPAHYNQCGDSGASYGPCDVFPEPWGLCGYGDQGGASVGAKGGAPAGAKGGASAGAKGAYF, encoded by the coding sequence ATGTGTGACCAGCAGCAGATTCAGTGTTGCCTGCCggtcccccagtgctgtgtgaAGGGTTCCTCCTTCggcccttccccatccccctgtccccagagccagGTGGTGTTTCAAGCCCCTTGTGGAATGCAAATCCTGGAGTGCCCTGCACCATGCCCAGTTCAAGTTTCCCAGGTGAAATGCCAGGCTCCATGCCAGTCTAAGACCACCAAGGTGAAGTGCCAGGCTCCATGCCAGCCCCagaccacagaggtaaagtgccagGCTCCCTGTCAGTCTGAGGTTTGCTATGTGCAGTGTGGAGCCCCAGGCCCTGTTCAGACCTGCTATGTAGATTGTGCTCCAGTTTGTTATACAGAAACTTGCTATGTGGAATGCCCAGTCCAAACCTATGTACCCTATCCAGCTCCCCAGCCTGTCCGGACTTATGTAGCGTGTCCCCCAGCATGCCATTCTCAGGGAAGATACTCCACCCAGGGAGGATTCTCCACCCAAGGCCAGTATCAGGGCTCTGTCAGCAGCGGTGCCCCTCAGCGTCAGTCTCGGGCTTCCTGTCGCACTTACGCACCCCAATGCCAGACCCAGGGCTCTTATGGGAGCATCCCTGTGCAGCGGCGCTGTCGAAGTACCAGCAGATGTCTTCCTCCTCGCCAGCTTCAGCCTTCTTACCGCAGCTGTTCGCCACCACGGCGTTCTGAGTCCTACCACCGCAGCTGCGTGCCATCAAGATGCGCTTCGGGTTCCTATAACTACTGCACCCCGCCCCGCCGATCTGAGCCCATCTATAGTAGTGGATGTCCTCGGGGTCCCACTTCAAGTTGCTCTCAGAGATGTGGACCCAAGTACCGAGTAGAAATTTCCTCGCCTTGCTGTCCCAAGCAGGTTCCCCCCCAGAGGTGTCCTGTTCAGATTCCTCCCATCAGACGCTGCTCTGAGAGTTGCGCTCCAAGACCCTCCTGGGGTGCCTCCTGCCCAGACCTGAGACCACGTGCAGAGCCACGTCCACTCCCAAGCTTCTGTCCACCCAGGAGTTTTGACCAATGTCCAGAGCCATCACTGCCGCGACGTCCACTTCCTGCGCCACGTCCATGTCCACGCCCAGAACGATGGGCAAGTCCAGAACGATGCGCAAGTCCAGAGCACCACCCATGTTCACCACGTCGACTTTCAGAGCCCTGTCTGTATCCGGAACCAAGTCCAGCCCCACGTCCAGCCCCACGTCCAGCCCCACGTTCAGCCCCGCGGCCTCACCCAGAGCCACATCCACAGCCTTGCGAGCACCCAGAACCTTGTCGAGAGCCAATTCCCCTTCCAGCACCCTGCCCAAGCCCAGAGCCATATGTGCAGCCTCGGAGCAGTCTCAGCCCAAGCTTAGGACCAAATTCAATTCCACGCTCAGGAGACCTAGGCTGTCTTGAGTCCCACCCAGGTCGCCTGGACACCGAGGGCCCCAGCTGTGGCCCAGCTCACTATAACCAGTGTGGAGATAGTGGTGCTAGTTATGGACCTTGTGATGTGTTTCCAGAGCCATGGGGTCTGTGTGGTTATGGAGACCAAGGAGGAGCCTCTGTTGGAGCAAAAGGTGGGGCCCCTGCTGGAGCAAAAGGGGGGGCCTCTGCTGGAGCAAAAGGTGcctatttttaa